The Scleropages formosus chromosome 21, fSclFor1.1, whole genome shotgun sequence DNA segment acttttGCAGCAGGTTCCACATTTCAGAGGCACGTCAAAAGAAACTAAAAAGAGAATTAACCCAAAAATGTCCAGAGAAAATTTGTCATAACATGTGAAAGACATTTCGTAAGTATGATGCAACAATTATTTTGCGCAAAATCAgaacttaaagaaattaatcaGATGTAGTTTTGCCCCCTTTTAAAGATGAGCTGCTGTTTATGCGATTCTGTTTATTGCTCCACATTTAAAAcctaaacacagaaacacaaactccATCTTAGCCCATCTGCTTACCCTTGCACAAGTACGACCCCTCAGTGTTGAGACAGTACTGATCTCCCTTGCATGGCGGGGGTTCTCTGGAGCACTCATCCACATCTGTGCAACCAGACAAACAGGAAGGATGTCACTGCTGATTGCTGAAAGCGTCAACCCCTTACCCACTCAGCCAGTGCGGCTCACCGTTACACGCTGCCTCCTCCTTATCCTGTTCCCAGCCAGGTTTACACTTCTTGCAGTGGTGACTGGTAGGACCGGTACATATTTCACAAGCAGGATGGCACTCTGCAAAGAAGAAGCACAAAAATCAGCTTCAGTTGTAGGTGGACCTACCCCCAGGTTCTGCAGGGTGCATCCATAAGTGGTTTACCTGTGCACTGGGAGAATGTGTCGTTCCTCTCCTCGCTGAAATATCCATCTACGCACTCCAGGCAGAGCGCTCCCTGGTAGCCATGGTTACAGCTGCACCTACCATCACCTGTCCTGGTTCCATCGCCATTGCACACACCGTTGCCATGGCATGGCCTCTCAGAGCCTCCAATACATGCTGCGGGAATAATAACACCACCTCACACTCAACAGCCTTCACACCCAATGTATGCATCATCAGCCGCGCTGGTCTTAGTTGGGTCAAACATTTACCATTGCAGTCAGGTCCAAATGTGCCATTGGGGCAGCACACTTTAATGCTTTCAATGCAGAACCATTTAAAAGATCAGGATACTTTGTTTTCCTGGAAGAAAACAGAATAATCATACACAGAGCCAGGGCCTTACGTGTTTACTACCTTCGTATTCTTGCAAGTCATTCCTCAAAATCCAGTAAAATGAGATGGTAAAAACATACAGAAGCAGAGCTTTATTGTTCCTGTCATGTGATAACAGGTGTGGTGGGTTGTTTCATCAGCGTGATTTCACATGGATAGTTGTGAGCTCACCTCTTGAACCACCAAGTCTCCAGACGGTCCTCATGCTCCTCTACCATATGATTACATTCAAAGCTGCTGTCACACAAGCCCTCCACAATCTCCATCAGGCGAATCTCACTGATTGAACattgcaaataaaagaaaattgttaGTTGTTTGCCAGAGCCCTCCCCAATAAAGTAGTTTATTAATTATGTGAAGCCATTGTCCAAGGCAACTGCACTGTAtattaagcaacttacaatactTGGGTAATaggtatatacatacataccttttttttaacagtatcaattcaagtacttttctcaagagtGGAGCAGAATTTGGAACTGAGGACATTCCaactgaaaagtgtcagctttaGAAGTAACACTATCTCCTAGCTGTGACATTAATTATTACTTCAGAAGCTACATATTTGCTGAATATAcataagcaaaaataaatcttaACAGTATATGACTGTTAGCACATTAATAGTGAGTTGAATACTTATGTTTCTTATTATGTTACAGGACAAATATGACCATGGCAAGACAAACAAAGTCATCAAGTCATCACTAAGTCATCATTTCAATGTATATTTGTAAGAATTTAAAGTGCACACACTTGCCCACCACTACCAGCATGATTTTTATTCTAGTGAACAGCACAACGCCTCACATGTAGGCAGGCCATCTGTTTCAATGTCTTCTAAATCCTACCTTGTCTCATATTTAGACAGTTTCCTCTCCTCCCACGCAGTGTTTCCACCTCCAAAATTTTTCTTAGCTGTTCTCTCAAACCCCTGATGGGACAAAAGAATCACACTTACTTTGAAATATGTTATTGCTAATTGTTATCATTAAGTGTAACCACTCAACTGGTAGccaagtggttagagctgctgcctttggacccaaaggatgctggttcgaatctcacctctagctgtagtacccttgagcaaagtaattacacacacacacacattttcagaaccgcttgtcccacacggggtcacggggaaccggagcctacccggcaacacagggcgtaaggccggagggggaggggacacacccaggacgggacgccagtccgtcgcaaggcaccccaagcgggactcgaaccccagacccactgaacaagaggaccgtggtccaacccactgcgccaccgcaccccaaagtaattactccagtaaaattaccaaactgtgttaaatgggtaaataactataaccttaacattgtaacctgccattcaataaatgtaatgttaagaATAAGAAATCCTAACTGGCACTCTCACTTTGCAAAGGTGAAGCATCTGATCTATTAAAATTTGGCAAATTATCATGCCACTTCAGCTGGAAATGGGTGGTTGGGTCCGAACCCACACGAGATGCTCCAGCCCAGGAACGAGAAGTAAACTGTGGGGTCCTGCCAGCTTACCTTGGCGAAGTTGTCAGTGATTTGTTTACACGTCGAACACGACTCCTTTAAATCTGCTGAGTCGGTTTTCGGACAGCGGACGATCAAAGTGAGCaggcagaggagagagagcgcAGCTCCCAGTCCCCCCCACCGCATTCTCGGCAGGACCGGCGGCGCAGCGGAGCCCCTTCCCTTTCATTCATACGCCGACAACCGTGCGAAGGCTCCAGTGTATTTCAAACTGGCAGTCTCACAATATGCTTATGCGTTTACAGCTATGAATCTGAAGTTCAGCTTCATCCCGCCCGGTTTGCGGCTTTTCATGCAAATGTATGTTCACAAACGGCAGCGCTTCGGTTTTCCGCTCAGATTTCCACGTAGGTCGCCTTCTTCCTGCTGTGGCTCGATATTATTGGCTGGCAGGCCCGCAGTCACGCCGACAGCCAATGGAGCGTTGCCGCGCGCCTAATGACGTAAAAATGACTTTGAGTTCATGAAGCGCGACGGAATGAGGCGATTcgccttaaaaaaaataaagggatCGCAATCGAAGGAGTTTAGTGTCGCGGCGCTTATAACCTTAAGGCTCCCGGTTTGAGAAGCAGTCTGGATAACATCCtactgtatacatgggtaaatcttatcattgtaagtctccttggacaaACATGTCAACTGTGTAAATGTTAGTAATACCGGCGTGCAGGCATTATGGGTGCAACTGATCTCAGATCGGAGGTGTTAACGAACTTACATCAGTGATCGCATTTTGGAGTATTTATTTGATGATGTACATTTTACCGTCCTGATTCATGTAGAATGATGCCGGGGAAAACCACCATTATCCATAAAAATACGgggaaaagcttttttttgtttgttttttaaattttattaccAATATAGCTGTAGTCCCaatgcttacagttatttaaaaatggtGACTGACACTCATTTATCAGCTAATTATCAGTAAAACAATGACCCATAATTCAAACTCTCAGAAGTCTATTTTGATTGTGCTTAAGAGAAAATTATATTCAAAAAGTTTGCCAATAAGAAATACAGCATCATTTAAGAAACTTATCACAGTAAAAAACTTTTCACCTGACTGTACCATGAAAcaattttacaatgaaataaataacttttataAATATCTTTGCATTCACAGCATTTTCCATAAGAGATTCTACTATGACaaatcactgaaaattaaaGGCTGACCTGACCTAGCCAAACAAAGTCTTGTATTACAGCATTTTGACCTGAAATAGTTTTCATAAGGCACAGAGAGAAGACAttgaacagtaataaaaataacaaaccaTTGTATATTTAGCCCCGTCTACAATTATCCATGTCTTTATCTGGCTATATTCTTAAACAGTAGTACACACAGAACAGTGTTGTTCATTAAATATCTGTCTTGTTAAAAGATGGGGCAAATTCACTTAGCTGAAGTGAAATTGTCAGCACTGGGGCACAGGTCGTAGAGATCTCTAACCCTGTTCTAAAACGGGACAGGTAAGGGTCTGTGACATGGCCCCGAAACATTCAAATCATCTCTCGTTTTCAGTACTGAAAGCATACCAATGGAAGGTTGAACTTTAAAAAGACAAGTTCCTCCATATTTTCCAGCAATGGCCTCAGTTGAGTCAGGGAACAGTTTGTACTGGTTGTGTTGAACAGCATCTCTGCTGGAACAGTGCTAGGAGGGCAGCCCACATAGCGGACAGCGACTTTGGCAAGGACTGGCCACAGAAACTTCTTCAGATTCCAATATTCCAGGGGATCACAGCTTTGATCAAGTATATCTTCCTCTAGGTACTCCAGCACAGCCAGCTCAGAAGACTTAGGTTGTTCCTCTTTCTTAATCTTGTTCCTGATGTTGTCCATGAGAGCCCAGAAGTTGTCATTGTTACCAAGATCCCTGTTGGAGGCAGGATCAGGGACTTCACTACATCCGTTGGAAGGCAAACCCTTGGTCTCAGCTGAGGTAGATAATGACGCCTCAAGTTCCTGGATGAGGTCCTGCTTGCATTGCTGCGCCTCCTCCTCTGTGAACAGAGAGGTCTTGTAGCGAGGGTCCAGCATTGTGGCCCACATGTATCTTGGGTCACAAAGTATGGAGGACATTCGGCTTGCCATGGCTTCCTTCAGAGACTTCACCATGTTGTCAATGCCAACGGTTTCATCAAAGAGCATATCTATCTTTCGGTTAAGGATATGAATGAGCGGTATCACTTGGCCAAGGGTAGCAGTCCgattactcatttctctgcaggcCACCTCAAAGGGTTTCAAAGCACTACAAACAGAGTGCAACACTTCCCACTGGTCACAGCTGATCATTTCCCTGAAACCGCACTCTACCGACATTTCATCAATTGCTTTCTTTTGTTCTAGCAAACGTTCAAGCATGTACAAAGATGTTTTCCATTTGGAAGGGATATCCTGAAGCAACGGATTCTCAGGTAGGCCGTAAACTTTTTGTAGCTCTACTAGCTTCTCCTTTGCTTTTGCTGAACGATAAATGCGCTCGCAAATCTTTCTGGCAATGCTTAGCAGATTCTGAACCATCCTTTGACTCTTTAGGGCTTCTGTTACAATGAGGTCAATGGAATGCTCAAAACAGTGCACAACTGTGTGATTGCTGTTGTCCAGTGTCTTCCCAAGGCTTTCATTGTCTGTTACAATGAATCCAATTTTCAGACCTGAAGAACAGATCCATGTGCCCCAGAGGTACTCAAGATGCTTCTCAATATTTACCATGTTATAATCACAGTCAATCTGAGAAATGCTGAGAAGGGCAGAGCAGTGGAAGTCCTGGCCCTGAGGTTGCACATAAGAGTTGTAAGTCACCCAATGTGCTGTTAAAGTAAGATATTCACGAGTCTGGCTGCTGATCCAGATGCTGGTAGTAAAATGGACAATGTTGTTTTCAGCCTCTTTCATGTGTGTGATCACAACCTCCTTCACTCTTTCATACATTTCTGGTATGGCGTTGTTCCTGAAGAATGAAGAAGAGGGTAATGAATATTGTGGTTGTAAGTACTCCAATAATCTGTTCAGGCCAACATTCTCCACCAGGGCCGAAGGCTGAAGATCTAGCACGAGCATTTCTGCAACAAGTTTGGTGATTTTTCTAGCAATTGGGTGGAACTCATCaaacttttcattattttcttcaaTTGAAGAAGTATCAGTgacttcttgtttttctttaatttcactGGAGGACACAACACATGAGTTGCTGCCATTACTTTCAAGTACATGCCCATGAAACCTTTGAATGTGTCTAAACAAGCAACTGGTGCCAAGATTTGTTGCCTTTTTCCCTCTGCTTATGGTGCGGTTACAGTGCAAACATACAACCTTAGTAGGATCTgaagcagaaaaagagaaatgattCCACAGCTTTGAAGTCTTTTTGCTAGTCACAGGCAATCTCTTTGTATTCCTGTTAGTCGGTCTGGCGCTCACTTTGGATGACTGTGCTTCTGCAGCAGTGAGAGTAGCATGTGGCGAGTGAGATAGTGGCATATCATACTTTCTGATTTGATCCCTGAGGACATCAGGATGTCGTCTCATGAGATGTCTCATCAGGCAGCTTGTTCCAAAGTCTCCACTCTTCCCTTTGCTTATTACACATGGGCAATAACGGCATAATGCTTTCATCTGGTCAGCAGGGGAAACCATGAAATGGTGCCAGACCTTTGCCTTCAACTTTTTCATAATTGTTTTGTTCTGACATAAAACAGAACTTAGGTCTTCAGTTAGGCTTGGGCCTTCTGAAAGGTCATCAGGTGATGAACTTGGGGGCAAATCTTTGCATACTTTCAACCCAAATGACATATCAAGTGAAGACTCTTGTCCTGATTGATATGACACCTCATTTGAGTCTTCTTTTGCATCCACGTTCTCCTTAAAATGTAAGGACTCTTCATCCAACAGTGCATCAGGAAAACAGGACATTTTAGGAGGTTCTTTCATCATCTTTCCTGTATcgtgctgtgaaaaatgtgacacaACAGTGTGTGGAGTGGTATATGGTGGTGGAATGCTAGAACCCTGATTATTTTCTTCTATCACAATGTCTCTGTGGGCCCGCCACATATGACGAATCAGGCAGCTAGTTCCAAggtcttttccatttttcccccGACTGAATTCATTCATGCAATGCACACatactgcctttgaactgtCTGCAGGAGATAAGTAGAAGTGTTTCCATACCGCTGACCTTCTTCGAGAATTTGAGTTTTTGCTGGTGGTGCCAATGGGCTCTGAAAGACTTTCTGCAGTACCTTCACTGTGGTTGTGGCTGGAATGCGTGGGGGAAGCCATGGAGTTATTTTCGGCACACTTTTCTAATTTTGGTGTAACTAAAGAAATGCCTTTGAATAGGACATCAGGGCCATCAGTAGAAGAGGCAGGGGTCAAAGTGCTTTTCTGTGCAGCAGGAGCTACTTTGGATGCCAAGGCCCTATTATTTGGCAAATCCGGGGGAGGTATTAAAGATGGGGAAAAAGAGCTAGTTAAGCTACTGGAAGGGAATTCACTGTCGTGCATGAGGGCAGTGGGGTGAGCCCTTCTTACATGCCGCATCAAGCAACTGGTGCTAAGGTCTTTCTCATTTTTCCCCCGACTGAACTCTTTCACACAGTACATACATATTGCTTTGGTACTATCCCGAGGCGATATGAAAAAATGGTTCCAAGCAGGAGACTTTTTTCGAGGGTTTGCAGCATTTCTCATAGAAGACAGACTTTGTGTTACAGCATCCATTGCAACATCATAAAGAGTACCAGTCAATCCATATTCCTTATTTTTTGTGGTCAAATAATGGCCTATTGAGCTGCCATAGGCTACAGCTTCATCTTCGATACCCTTGTGGACTGAGCTCACATGTTTCATTGATATGTTTTTTTCAGCTTCTTCGGGCTGGGTTTCTGAATCTTGTGAAAAAGATCCAGTATTTAAGGTCTCATTTACAGTGGCCAAAGAAGCCATGGAAACATCCTGGTCACATGACAGTTCGCTTTCTGCTGGAAGCTCTGGACCCCCTTTGTTACCCTGAGATATCTGGCCTCTTGATGACCTCTTCGATGAGGAGGCCAAAGACAGAAGTTCCTTAAACTGTATTTTAGAGGAG contains these protein-coding regions:
- the LOC108920974 gene encoding LOW QUALITY PROTEIN: cysteine-rich with EGF-like domain protein 2 (The sequence of the model RefSeq protein was modified relative to this genomic sequence to represent the inferred CDS: inserted 1 base in 1 codon), producing the protein MRWGGLGAALSLLCLLTLIVRCPKTDSADLKESCSTCKQITDNFAKGFERTAKKNFGGGNTAWEERKLSKYETSEIRLMEIVEGLCDSSFECNHMVEEHEDRLETWWFKRKTKYPDLXKWFCIESIKVCCPNGTFGPDCNACIGGSERPCHGNGVCNGDGTRTGDGRCSCNHGYQGALCLECVDGYFSEERNDTFSQCTECHPACEICTGPTSHHCKKCKPGWEQDKEEAACNDVDECSREPPPCKGDQYCLNTEGSYLCKVCDKACSGCRGEGPDHCLTCADGYSNEGGTCTDVDECELSESPCSLEHQQCVNSQGSYRCLCAAGFQDRDGVCVLPPVNEEDPEVSNPESMDPPAERLSDEHEDL
- the zbed4 gene encoding zinc finger BED domain-containing protein 4; this encodes MDTEEGLSHDSDEGGPDKTNKEKEEEKGICLKTEGQDDYVFNSHSTSSETVPGKYGPGSSKIQFKELLSLASSSKRSSRGQISQGNKGGPELPAESELSCDQDVSMASLATVNETLNTGSFSQDSETQPEEAEKNISMKHVSSVHKGIEDEAVAYGSSIGHYLTTKNKEYGLTGTLYDVAMDAVTQSLSSMRNAANPRKKSPAWNHFFISPRDSTKAICMYCVKEFSRGKNEKDLSTSCLMRHVRRAHPTALMHDSEFPSSSLTSSFSPSLIPPPDLPNNRALASKVAPAAQKSTLTPASSTDGPDVLFKGISLVTPKLEKCAENNSMASPTHSSHNHSEGTAESLSEPIGTTSKNSNSRRRSAVWKHFYLSPADSSKAVCVHCMNEFSRGKNGKDLGTSCLIRHMWRAHRDIVIEENNQGSSIPPPYTTPHTVVSHFSQHDTGKMMKEPPKMSCFPDALLDEESLHFKENVDAKEDSNEVSYQSGQESSLDMSFGLKVCKDLPPSSSPDDLSEGPSLTEDLSSVLCQNKTIMKKLKAKVWHHFMVSPADQMKALCRYCPCVISKGKSGDFGTSCLMRHLMRRHPDVLRDQIRKYDMPLSHSPHATLTAAEAQSSKVSARPTNRNTKRLPVTSKKTSKLWNHFSFSASDPTKVVCLHCNRTISRGKKATNLGTSCLFRHIQRFHGHVLESNGSNSCVVSSSEIKEKQEVTDTSSIEENNEKFDEFHPIARKITKLVAEMLVLDLQPSALVENVGLNRLLEYLQPQYSLPSSSFFRNNAIPEMYERVKEVVITHMKEAENNIVHFTTSIWISSQTREYLTLTAHWVTYNSYVQPQGQDFHCSALLSISQIDCDYNMVNIEKHLEYLWGTWICSSGLKIGFIVTDNESLGKTLDNSNHTVVHCFEHSIDLIVTEALKSQRMVQNLLSIARKICERIYRSAKAKEKLVELQKVYGLPENPLLQDIPSKWKTSLYMLERLLEQKKAIDEMSVECGFREMISCDQWEVLHSVCSALKPFEVACREMSNRTATLGQVIPLIHILNRKIDMLFDETVGIDNMVKSLKEAMASRMSSILCDPRYMWATMLDPRYKTSLFTEEEAQQCKQDLIQELEASLSTSAETKGLPSNGCSEVPDPASNRDLGNNDNFWALMDNIRNKIKKEEQPKSSELAVLEYLEEDILDQSCDPLEYWNLKKFLWPVLAKVAVRYVGCPPSTVPAEMLFNTTSTNCSLTQLRPLLENMEELVFLKFNLPLVCFQY